CGCGGTCGAAGCTCTAGAACTGCTGGAATCGGATCCATGGTCCCCGCCCGTTCTGCCGCTCAGCCAACGCGCAGCGCTGAGAGAACTCGAAAAGGCTGGTCTGGCCCGTGAGGTCGGCGACCTCTGGTTCGCTATGTCGGCTGTGGAAATGGCGGTCGTGAAGCTGTCCGGGCTGCTGAAAGAAGACCCCAGGGGCTTCACAGTTTCATCTGCCCGCCAGGCATTGGGCTCGAGCCGAAAGTACGTACTTCCATTGCTCTTACATCTGGACTCGATCGGCGTGACGCGACGACTTGACGACGTCCGCGTCGCGGGGCCGAGGATGTCAACGCGAACGGAGGCAAAGTGATCTCGTCAGAGTTCAAGCTCACCGAGTGGACCAGCTGTGGGGGCTGTGCGGCCAAGTGGCCTGGGGGCCGGCTTTCGGGTCTCCTCGGCTCCGTCGGGAACTCGGATGACCCCGATCTGATTCTCGGCCTGGCTCCGTTCGACGACGCCGCGGTATACCGGTTGCGACCAGACCTCGCGCTCGTCGCCACTACCGACTTCTTTCCGCCTCTGGTCGACGATCCATCCGACTTCGGCGCGATCGCGGCCGCAAACGCCTGCAGCGACATCTTTGCGATGGGAGGTCGGGTTGTCCTGGCCTTGAACGTCGCGGCGTTCCCCGAAGAGTTCCCCGAACGGGCTATCGAATCGATCTTCTCGTCCGCTTCGGAAGTCGTCCGTTCAGCAGGAGGAACGGTCGCCGGTGGGCACACCATCCGCGCCGCGGAACCAATCTTCGGGCTCGCTGTTCAGGGCTTGGTTCACCCGGAACGCATCTGGTCCAAAGGCGGTGCCCGGCCGGGAAACGTGCTCATGCTTTCGAAACCGGTCGGCTCTGGAATCGTCCTTGCCGCCGGCACTCCTGAGGAGCGATCTCGGGCCATTGCAGTGATGCGGACGTTGAACGTCCGCGCTGCGGATGACCTCCACGAACTCGAGGCCGATCGTCACGTTCATTCGGTAACTGACGTCACCGGGTTCGGCCTGGCAGGCCATTGCTGGGAGATCGCTGAGCGAAGCGGCATCGCAGTCCAGATCCTCTCGTCGGATGTCCCCCTCTTTGAGGGTGTCCCTCGACTCGCGCGCGACGGAACGCGAACCGGCGGCCACGCGCGCAACCGCGCCTATCTCGGGGAGAATCTGGCCGGGGACGTGCCGGACCACATTGAGGCGATCGTCCTCGACCCTCAAACGTCCGGCGGACTTCTCGCCGCCGTCGACCCTTCTTGCGAGGAATTCCTCTCCTGCCGGGGTTGGTCCAAGGTCGGCCGCGCTGTTGAGGGAGGACCCGGCGTCGAATTGGTCGGATAAGGAGGCACGCGCCTTCGCCGCCGGCCCGCAAGGTGGGTAGCCCATCTGGGTATAACTTCGCCCCGAGGAAGACAGAGCGACAGGAGGCCATATGGCTGACACTGCCGGTCGGGCGTGGGATGAGCACGACCATGCGGAGCTGGTGCACTCGCACGAGCACTACCACGTCACCCATAACTACAACCGGATGACAGGGGGTTTCGACCACCTGAGCTCCAGCCACGGGCATGAGCACAACCACGCTGCGCTCCGCCACGCTCACTACCCACACCAGGACTTTGATCAGGAGCATCAGGGCGAAGCCCACGTGCACGATCACTCGGCGCCGGCGGCTCCCCGCGCGACCAAGAAGGCGGCAGCTAAGAAGACGACCGCCGCCCAGAGGACCGCTAGCAGCTGAAGCTGGCTACCCGCCGGGCTTCTGGTAGCCCGCTCCCTGGGCCCGTCGCATCGCTTCGATACCTTCGTCCAACCCAAGCAGCGGGGTGGTCTTGAACGCCTTGCAGCCGCCGCCGGCGGCGACTGCGATCGCGAATGCCGCCGCGTCTACGTTCTCGGGCAAATGAACGATCCCGATTAGGTCGTACTCACCGAACGCGAGCCAGGCGTGATCGAACTTTCCACCCAGCTTTTCGACTACGGGGCGTACCTTCTCGAGTCGATTCTGGGGCTCCTTGACCATCGCGGACCATGACTCGGACGTGTACGCCACCTGGACCAGATAGGACGGCATCTGTCCTCCTCTCCCCTTTCGACCTGGCGGTCTTCCAGAACGTACCCGACGCCATGACCGCCCACGCGTGGGTGTGACGTTCGGGTCGAACCTTGCCAAGCCAAAAGGCGTCGGAGCGCTTGTCAGGCTGCTGTCGGAAGAAAAGGAGAAATTGGCGCTAGTGAGCGGAATAAGCGGTCACTTGAGCGGCACTGCCTGCCGATACCCGGACCATGGCGCCCAAGCGGGAGCCGCTTCGCCGGCAGCTGAACCGAGTATCAACCGAGCTGGACCGCATGATTGAGGTTCGCGTCCAGCGGCCCCTCAATTCTGAAGAACAACGGCGCTACATCGATCTGTTGGCCATGGAGCGCCTGCTTTCGGTGATCACGCTCGAGCTCTGACCCTGCTAACCGGCCGTTGCCCCACGATCGGTTCGGACGAAAAAAAAAACCGGGAAAGTGGTTTGGGAACCGCGGCGCTTGGGTAACAACGCCGAAGCTGCCCAGGGCACGAACGCAGCCCGATGTCGAATCCGCCTGGACGGCCTTCTGAGACGCTCCCCGCTGGCGGAAGCGGGGACGTCTCCTCCTCCGGGAGAACAACAACCTAAGAAAGCTCCGCCGGCTCTCATCGGTGCAGGCCAGACCCACGTCACGACCGTTCAGCTCGGCAGCGGCCCGGCGGTCTGACAGCCGAGAGCCCTTTATCCCTTTTGCCGCCCGGCTAAAGCCCCGCTGGTTGGGACCGATACCCGAACCGGAAGGAGGCCCCGAAATGGCAGATGATCAAAACACAACCGCGACGAAGCCAATGACACTGCTCGAGGATGCCGAACTTCGCCAGCTCACCTGGTTCGGCCTCGCAGGTGACCTTTCCGATGAATCGCAAGACCGCCTCGATGCGCTGAGAGCCAAGGACCGCAGGGGCGCGGTGCGTGACCCTCGCCCGGATCCGATGTCGCAAGACAACGACGGGCGTTCGTACATCCGCAGCCCGGAACCCGAGCCGAACACCGAAGCCGAATGCGACGCCCGAGCCCGGCTCAGGTGCTCGAATTGTGGGTATTTCCCGATCGCCGGCGGATCGATGTGCCCGCACTGCGCGGTTCGATCCCGGGTCGCTTTCTAATCTGGCGGGCCTGGAGGCCGGTGACGGTCGGCGTGACTCTGTTGAACGTCAGCCGCCGCCTCATGCATCCTCTGAGCGGCCCGGTGGACTTGAGCAGCGCGGAGATGGACGCGCCGATGGTGAAGATCGCCGGTTAGCGCTTCGAACTCATCGACGTCCGCTAAGGCCGCTTCTTTAGCCGCCAGCCCATGTTCCTTGGCGGCCAGCCGGTCGCTACGCGCGACCTGAGTCTCTGTTCGTCCGCTATGGCCAGTCTCGTCTACCAGACCATTATCGGGCCTGCCGACGCAACCTTGTGATCATTTCTTGCCCCGGTATACGACGGATCTTGACTGGGGTCTATCCCAGCCAGCAGCCCCAACGGGGTTCGAACCCGTTTCTCGATCTGGAGAGATATACGAACCGGCAGATGTATATACTTGGTCATGACGAAGCATCTGGTTGACATCGACGACGAGGCACTGGCGGTCGCCCAGGCGGAGTTGGGAACCGCCAGCATGAAAGAGACCGTCAACGAGGCCCTAAGAAGGGCTGGCGTCGGCAGAAGCACCAAGGTTCGAAAGGCACTCGACCGACTTGGTCGTCGGAGTCTCCCCCCTCGCGAGCAAGCGTGGCGCTGACGCACCTGATCGACACGAGCGTGATCAGCCGACTCGGCGAACCGACCGTGCGGACCATCATTGAACCTCTCACAGAGGCCGGTGAGGTGGGCCGGGCTGGGATCACGGACCTGGAAGTCGGCTACGGGAGCCGTAACGCCCGAGAGTGGGACCAGGACATGGCCGACCTGTCGGTGTTCGAGCTGGTCGAGACCACGGCCAAGCACGTCCAGCGGGCGCGACAGCTCCAGCGTCTTCTGGCCTCACGGAGCCAACGGGGTCGCAAAGTTCCCGACTTGCTGGTCGCCGCCGCGGCGGAGCAGGAACGCCTCATCTTGCTCCACTACGACGCCGACTTCGACCTAATCGCCCGGGTAACAGGGCAGCGCTGTCAGTGGGTGGCGCCCGCCGGCACCATCGAATGAGCACCTCCCCCGCTGCCGCCCTGAGATACCAAAACCCAGCAGCCCCAACGGGGTTCGAACCCGTGTCTCCACCTTGAGAGGGTGGTGTCCTAGGCCTCTAGACGATGGGGCCCTGCGCGGCGCAGAAAGAAAATCATAGCCTCCAACTGCCCGGTTGCCCCTTGGTGACAAGCAGATGAACCCGGCCAGGGCTGGATCCCTGAGACCGGGTTCACCAACGGCTACCGTTAGTTTGTTGTGACTACGTGCCGCTGAACCTCAGGGTACGACGGCAGGC
This portion of the Acidimicrobiales bacterium genome encodes:
- a CDS encoding GYD domain-containing protein, which produces MPSYLVQVAYTSESWSAMVKEPQNRLEKVRPVVEKLGGKFDHAWLAFGEYDLIGIVHLPENVDAAAFAIAVAAGGGCKAFKTTPLLGLDEGIEAMRRAQGAGYQKPGG
- a CDS encoding PIN domain nuclease, which produces MALTHLIDTSVISRLGEPTVRTIIEPLTEAGEVGRAGITDLEVGYGSRNAREWDQDMADLSVFELVETTAKHVQRARQLQRLLASRSQRGRKVPDLLVAAAAEQERLILLHYDADFDLIARVTGQRCQWVAPAGTIE
- the selD gene encoding selenide, water dikinase SelD; amino-acid sequence: MISSEFKLTEWTSCGGCAAKWPGGRLSGLLGSVGNSDDPDLILGLAPFDDAAVYRLRPDLALVATTDFFPPLVDDPSDFGAIAAANACSDIFAMGGRVVLALNVAAFPEEFPERAIESIFSSASEVVRSAGGTVAGGHTIRAAEPIFGLAVQGLVHPERIWSKGGARPGNVLMLSKPVGSGIVLAAGTPEERSRAIAVMRTLNVRAADDLHELEADRHVHSVTDVTGFGLAGHCWEIAERSGIAVQILSSDVPLFEGVPRLARDGTRTGGHARNRAYLGENLAGDVPDHIEAIVLDPQTSGGLLAAVDPSCEEFLSCRGWSKVGRAVEGGPGVELVG